One stretch of Paramormyrops kingsleyae isolate MSU_618 chromosome 4, PKINGS_0.4, whole genome shotgun sequence DNA includes these proteins:
- the LOC111847230 gene encoding kinesin-like protein KIF20A, giving the protein MSMLIDLTDECTVLVHPDMDAMQSTCNGLHPGNPHDGMLSELSTISSIVSAQSDTGSNTEHQQLKVYLRVRPFSQEELACDEDKGCIVLADSESVKLQAPKGSATMKSSEKGIGRSVHKFSFSQIFGSGTSQATFFENTIKSQVLDYLEGKNALIFTYGVTNAGKTYTIQGSPKDPGILPRALDVIFDYIKGKQYDQMDLKPYLSCDVQYLGPDQVKQERNVKAAVFSLLKEENDQHSKSSSSSSTSFTSSISFSSVSYDQTVDSTDAVVDKDRHQFAVWVAFYEIYNEFVYDLLESLPCVKAKKRSALRVCEDSVGNSYVRDLKWINVHSSEEAWRVLKIGNRNRSAASTKLNQSSSRSHSIFAIKLLRITGTEVSRVTELSLCDLAGSERCTKTKTFGERLKEAGNINNSLLILGKCIAALRNNQSDRIKGGYVPFRESKLTRLFQSIFCGKGRACMIVNINQCASTYDETLHVMKFSAVAKQVVQIVPPKSLECIAPKLVGPHGKPLLRNGIIDEEALDSILSEDELLDDEDEGDMSILPQEDLLGIIENLKEKLLAERRRNLVQEIEIRKEMGDAMLQQLMESEELQSRKMAELKESYQEKLENTFELYKDALKEHAYQCALERVEEEYIPVDEFIAEQEKVEELKVKLSEAEQRLRSLLRTPSAALSSDQACQCSLEAEDRAAAEKKYEEMYQAKCAVEELCGTKDEVITSLEKQIQDLAETIQEAGESFMEKEAELEKLQKMLSERDREIDGLRRDLAEQDRRVSLLSEEQALRSKESPTKRKTRKGLLANLKESVTSPRKGALGRTMKSVKATPVTLKKKPFL; this is encoded by the exons AGTGACACGGGTAGTAATACCGAACACCAGCAGCTGAAGGTGTATTTAAGGGTCCGACCCTTTTCCCAAGAAGAGCTTGCCTGCGATGAAGACAAA GGATGCATAGTGCTGGCCGATTCCGAATCTGTTAAACTGCAAGCTCCGAAAGGGTCTGCGACTATGAAGAGCAGTGAGAAGGGCATTGGACGGTCTGTGCATAAATTCTCCTTTTCCCAG ATCTTTGGGTCTGGCACCAGTCAGGCAACCTTCTttgaaaacactataaaaaGTCAAGTGCTGGATTATTTGGAGGGGAAAAATGCTCTCATCTTCACCTATGGGGTGACAAATGCAGGGAAAACCTATACAATCCAag GCTCCCCAAAAGACCCCGGAATCCTGCCTCGTGCACTGGATGTCATCTTTGACTACATTAAGGGCAAGCAGTATGATCAAATGGACCTGAAACCTTATCTCAGCTGTGATGTCCAGTACCTGGGTCCAGACCAAGTGAAGCAGGAAAGAAATGTGAAAGCAGCAGTCTTTTCCTTGCTCAAGGAG gaaaacgatcaacATTCAAAGAGTTCCTCTAGTTCCTCAACGTCTTTCACGTCCAGCATCTCTTTTTCCTCAGTTTCATATGACCAAACAG TGGACTCGACAGATGCTGTGGTCGATAAGGACAGGCACCAGTTTGCAGTGTGGGTTGCCTTCTATGAGATCTACAACGAGTTTGTATATGATCTCCTGGAGTCCCTCCCATGTGTTAAGGCCAAGAAACGCAGTGCTCTGAGGGTCTGTGAGGACAGTGTGGGGAACTCGTATGTCCGAG ATTTAAAGTGGATTAATGTCCATAGCTCCGAGGAAGCGTGGAGGGTTCTGAAAATTGGTAACCGGAACCGAAGTGCTGCTTCAACAAAGTTGAATCAGTCATCTAGTAGAAG ccACAGCATATTTGCCATCAAACTCCTCAGAATCACAGGAACTGAAGTTTCGAGGGTGACAGA GCTGTCCCTCTGCGATTTGGCTGGCTCTGAGAGATGCACCAAGACCAAGACTTTCGGAGAGCGTCTCAAAGAAGCAGGGAATATCAACAACTCGTTGCTCATCCTGGGGAAGTGTATAGCAGCACTACGCAACAACCAGAGCGACAG AATAAAGGGTGGCTATGTCCCTTTTCGCGAGAGCAAACTGACCAGGCTGTTCCAGTCCATCTTCTGCGGGAAAGGCCGGGCCTGCATGATCGTCAACATCAATCAGTGCGCCTCCACCTATGATGAGACCCTTCATGTCATGAAGTTCTCTGCGGTGGCCAAGCAG GTTGTCCAGATCGTACCCCCAAAGTCCCTGGAGTGTATTGCTCCAAAACTAGTGGGTCCACATGGGAAACCACTTTTGAGGAATGGGATCATAGATGAAGAGGCACTGGACAGCATCCTTTCAGaggatgagctcctggatgatgaagatgaaggaGATATGTCCATCCTTCCTCAAGAG gATCTCTTGGGCATCATTGAGAACCTTAAAGAGAAGCTGCTTGCAGAACGTCGCAGGAACCTGGTGCAGGAGATCGAGATCCGTAAGGAGATGGGTGACGCCATGCTGCAGCAGttgatggagagtgaggagctGCAGAG CCGTAAAATGGCAGAGCTGAAGGAGAGCTATCAGGAGAAGCTGGAGAACACCTTCGAGCTGTACAAGGATGCTCTGAAGGAGCACGCCTACCAGTGTGCTCTGGAGCGTGTTGAGGAAGAGTACATACCGGTGGATGAGTTCATCGCCGAGCAGGAGAAGGTTGAG GAACTGAAGGTGAAGCTGTCTGAAGCAGAGCAGAGACTCCGGAGTCTCTTGCGGACCCCTTCGGCTGCCCTCAGTTCAGATCAGGCGTGCCAGTGCTCCCTAGAGGCTGAGGACAGAGCTGCAG CCGAGAAGAAATATGAGGAAATGTACCAGGCAAAATGTGCAGTTGAAGAGCTCTGTGGCACCAAAGATGAG GTGATTACATCTTTGGAAAAGCAGATTCAGGACTTGGCAGAGACCATCCAGGAAGCTGGGGAAAGCTTTATGGAGAAAGAAGCTGAGCTTGAGAAGCTTCAGAAGATGCTTTCTGAGAGG GACCGTGAGATCGACGGGCTGCGGAGGGACCTGGCCGAGCAGGACAGGAGGGTGTCCCTCCTGTCAGAGGAGCAGGCCCTGCGTTCTAAGGAGTCCCCAACCAAAAGGAAAACCAGAAAGGGTCTCTTGGCCAACCTCAAGGAATCGGTCACGTCTCCCAGAAAAGGAGCACTTGGACGGACTATGAAGTCCGTTAAAGCCACACCTGTAACGCTCAAGAAGAAGCCCTTCCTTTAA